A genomic window from Algoriphagus sp. Y33 includes:
- a CDS encoding sugar MFS transporter — protein MTQTINKSALFNGSCFALITTGLSFSIRAGILSQLGSEFDLSGEQLGHINSMWFYGFPISMIIGGLFYHSIGPKNIMKVAFVAHTLGVLLTIFAGGYVGLLISMLCIGLGTGCTEAACNPMIADMFSGEKMDKMLNRFHMWFPGGIVMGALISKLMTNLDLGWQAQMGVIMIPAITYFVLFLGKKFPEPSAKEATSLGSNLKAMMSPLYVFLIVCMALTAISEFGPGQWVEVILGSSGADPMIILALTAGLVTVLRFFAGPVVSRLGQTGVLLFGAIFAALGIYLFSVVTGPVAYAAAIIYALGYAYFWPVMVGAVAQRVPLSSALGMSVIGAVGMFSSGFFQPVIGNWIDNSTIENTAKGLTGEALQLATGQDTLQKMMLFPIILIVLFTIFYFWQKGKKPAVAAAH, from the coding sequence ATGACTCAAACCATTAACAAAAGTGCGCTCTTCAACGGAAGCTGCTTTGCATTGATTACCACTGGATTATCCTTCTCTATCAGAGCTGGGATTCTTTCGCAACTTGGATCCGAATTCGATTTATCAGGTGAGCAGCTTGGACACATAAATTCTATGTGGTTCTACGGTTTTCCTATTTCAATGATCATTGGGGGATTATTTTACCATTCAATTGGCCCAAAAAACATAATGAAGGTTGCTTTCGTTGCCCATACTCTTGGTGTACTACTAACTATTTTCGCAGGCGGCTATGTGGGACTACTCATTTCCATGTTATGCATAGGTCTGGGGACGGGCTGTACAGAAGCAGCTTGCAACCCAATGATTGCTGATATGTTTTCTGGAGAAAAGATGGATAAAATGCTTAACAGATTCCACATGTGGTTCCCTGGAGGGATTGTGATGGGGGCATTAATTTCAAAGTTAATGACTAATTTGGATTTGGGATGGCAAGCTCAAATGGGCGTAATTATGATTCCAGCCATCACCTATTTTGTTTTATTTCTAGGCAAAAAGTTCCCAGAACCAAGTGCTAAAGAAGCAACGTCTTTGGGTAGCAATCTAAAAGCGATGATGTCACCTCTTTACGTCTTCCTAATTGTTTGCATGGCTCTTACCGCTATTTCAGAGTTTGGTCCAGGGCAGTGGGTTGAAGTTATTCTTGGCAGCAGTGGAGCCGATCCTATGATTATTTTGGCTCTAACAGCTGGTTTGGTAACAGTTTTAAGATTTTTCGCAGGACCAGTCGTCTCTAGGCTTGGTCAAACAGGGGTTCTACTATTCGGAGCTATTTTTGCAGCTTTAGGTATTTATTTATTCAGTGTAGTGACCGGGCCGGTTGCCTACGCAGCAGCCATTATCTATGCTTTGGGATATGCTTATTTCTGGCCAGTCATGGTCGGAGCCGTTGCTCAGCGGGTTCCATTGAGCAGTGCATTAGGGATGTCTGTCATCGGTGCAGTAGGAATGTTCTCATCTGGTTTTTTCCAACCTGTTATTGGAAACTGGATTGATAATTCGACAATTGAAAACACAGCAAAAGGACTTACTGGCGAAGCATTACAACTTGCTACAGGACAGGACACTCTTCAAAAAATGATGCTGTTTCCAATTATTTTAATCGTGCTATTCACGATATTCTACTTTTGGCAGAAAGGTAAAAAACCAGCTGTTGCCGCAGCACATTAA
- a CDS encoding PVC-type heme-binding CxxCH protein produces MFKKFTLLSLLGFLLFSCEKKPELLTDEEYAKLSDEQKRAPEHALDGIIVTDDRLELTLFASEPMMSNPTNMDIDDRGRVWIVEAYNYRTSLNPRNPTKAEGDRILIMEDTDGDGVADESKVFYQGNDINAALGIAVFGDKIYVSVSPYVYVFTDRDGDDIPEKKEILFEGVGGVQHDHGMHAFTFGPDGKLYFNYGNEGKGIRHADGSPILDPLGRPVNSETQPYREGMVFRMNPDGSDTEVLAWNFRNNYEVATDSYGRMWQSDNDDDGNRSTRINYVMDYGNYGFKDEMTGADWRARRINMEDSVYEQHWHLNDPGVVPNLLQTYAGSPTGILVYEGKLLPEEYQNQVIHSDAGPNIVRAYPTIPSGAGFNAKIINLLDGNPRDNWFRPSDVTVAPDGSLFISDWYDPGVGGHAMGDLDKGRVYRLAPKGVDYNPSKPDYSSISSLINLLQNPNRATHFKAFMALVNKGNEAKDALEQLYTEGDSRMRARAFWVLTKLPNGNEYIKTAASDTDENIRVAAIRAYRNNKMSDVSSLLEMAGDESAQVRREVALAMRYKVTPEVWLKLAAGYESGDRWYLEALGIAAEGFWDEYLPKYLETQGQNWISSQEAKDIVWRSRASNTAELLGKIILTQPGRNNQAYYRALDFQSPASKNETLKSLLANAPEEDQLIILRQINFDPENPDQQILSLARQTAGSIADDRDFMDIVSKYGLVDQKDRIQKLVYQSEDNQYSQMAANIYASLYGMTDIEKSFGNPDQEKSILAIRKFGTIDNETMAKSLSGIYLDESKSLEVRTAAMEAAKGYNSEPYLWELTKADKIPADMLPIAQKILLSSWNGNIRAEANEKFGNATQDSTVDLPKLLNLQGDVEKGLILANSYCLACHKIGDKGIDFGPGLTEIGDKLSKEGLFNAIINPSEGMGFGYETQLVKMKDGTEFTCIVNSKTENDLVVKLVGTAEQKIYKLVDVESVTQLDESLMPKFPLSETELVDLVSYLETLRK; encoded by the coding sequence ATGTTTAAGAAATTTACGCTTCTCAGTTTGCTGGGATTTTTACTTTTTTCCTGTGAGAAAAAACCTGAACTGCTCACAGATGAAGAATACGCCAAACTCAGTGATGAGCAAAAAAGAGCCCCTGAACATGCCTTGGATGGAATAATCGTAACAGACGATCGACTGGAGCTTACACTTTTTGCCTCCGAACCCATGATGTCAAATCCTACCAATATGGACATAGATGACCGGGGACGTGTATGGATCGTGGAAGCATACAATTACAGAACATCACTTAACCCCCGCAACCCCACTAAAGCGGAAGGAGACAGAATCCTAATCATGGAAGACACCGACGGCGATGGAGTTGCCGATGAATCCAAAGTTTTCTATCAGGGAAATGATATCAATGCGGCATTGGGTATCGCTGTCTTTGGCGATAAAATATATGTATCTGTAAGTCCTTACGTATATGTATTTACCGATAGGGATGGAGATGATATCCCCGAGAAGAAAGAAATTCTATTCGAAGGAGTTGGTGGAGTCCAACATGATCACGGCATGCATGCATTTACTTTTGGCCCGGATGGGAAACTGTATTTTAATTATGGAAATGAAGGAAAAGGCATCCGCCATGCCGACGGATCTCCGATATTGGATCCACTCGGCAGACCTGTAAATAGTGAGACGCAGCCCTATCGTGAAGGGATGGTTTTTCGCATGAATCCGGACGGCTCGGATACAGAAGTCTTGGCTTGGAATTTTAGAAACAACTACGAAGTAGCAACCGATAGCTATGGCAGAATGTGGCAATCTGACAACGATGACGATGGCAATCGAAGTACAAGAATCAACTATGTGATGGATTATGGTAACTATGGCTTCAAAGATGAAATGACAGGAGCCGACTGGAGAGCCAGAAGGATCAACATGGAGGACTCAGTCTATGAGCAACATTGGCACTTGAATGATCCCGGAGTAGTTCCAAACTTACTCCAAACTTACGCAGGATCGCCTACAGGTATTTTAGTATATGAAGGAAAATTACTTCCTGAGGAATATCAGAACCAAGTTATCCATTCGGACGCTGGTCCAAATATCGTGAGAGCTTATCCTACGATTCCTTCTGGGGCAGGATTCAATGCGAAAATCATCAATCTTCTTGATGGAAACCCGCGGGACAATTGGTTTAGACCCTCCGATGTTACAGTTGCTCCTGATGGCTCTTTATTTATTTCCGACTGGTATGATCCGGGAGTTGGTGGCCATGCGATGGGGGATCTGGACAAGGGAAGAGTTTATCGACTTGCACCAAAAGGGGTTGATTACAACCCAAGCAAGCCCGATTATTCCAGTATTTCTTCTTTGATCAATTTACTTCAAAACCCAAATCGTGCCACACATTTCAAGGCATTTATGGCATTGGTAAATAAAGGCAACGAAGCAAAAGATGCACTGGAACAACTCTACACTGAAGGAGACAGCCGCATGAGAGCTAGGGCATTCTGGGTACTGACAAAACTGCCCAATGGCAATGAATACATCAAAACCGCAGCCTCTGATACCGATGAAAATATCCGGGTGGCTGCTATACGTGCTTACAGAAACAATAAGATGAGTGATGTCTCTTCCTTGCTGGAAATGGCAGGTGACGAATCGGCTCAAGTTCGCAGAGAAGTAGCTTTGGCTATGAGGTATAAAGTTACCCCTGAAGTATGGCTGAAACTTGCAGCCGGATACGAAAGTGGAGACCGCTGGTACTTGGAAGCTTTGGGAATTGCAGCAGAAGGCTTCTGGGACGAGTATTTGCCAAAATACCTAGAAACCCAAGGACAAAACTGGATCAGCTCGCAAGAAGCCAAAGACATCGTATGGAGATCCCGTGCATCAAATACAGCTGAATTGCTTGGCAAAATCATCCTTACTCAACCGGGAAGGAACAATCAGGCTTACTACAGAGCTTTGGACTTCCAATCTCCTGCTTCAAAGAATGAAACCTTAAAATCGCTACTGGCAAATGCTCCCGAAGAAGATCAGCTAATCATATTGAGACAGATCAACTTTGATCCTGAGAATCCGGATCAGCAAATACTTTCGCTGGCAAGGCAAACTGCAGGAAGTATTGCTGATGATAGGGATTTCATGGATATCGTAAGCAAATACGGTTTGGTAGACCAAAAAGACAGAATTCAAAAGCTTGTTTACCAATCGGAAGACAATCAGTATTCCCAGATGGCCGCAAACATCTATGCTTCCCTATACGGGATGACTGACATAGAGAAATCTTTTGGGAATCCTGATCAGGAAAAATCAATTCTGGCTATCAGGAAATTTGGAACCATTGACAATGAAACCATGGCAAAATCGCTGTCAGGGATCTATCTGGACGAATCCAAATCTCTGGAAGTAAGAACTGCCGCCATGGAAGCTGCTAAGGGTTACAATTCTGAGCCCTACCTATGGGAACTCACAAAAGCAGATAAAATCCCCGCAGACATGCTACCCATTGCCCAAAAAATTCTTCTTTCTTCTTGGAATGGAAACATCCGGGCCGAGGCAAACGAGAAATTTGGCAATGCTACGCAAGACTCAACCGTTGATTTGCCTAAGCTTCTCAATCTGCAGGGAGATGTGGAGAAAGGGCTTATCCTTGCGAATAGCTACTGTCTCGCCTGTCACAAGATAGGAGACAAAGGCATTGATTTTGGACCCGGACTAACTGAAATCGGTGATAAACTTTCCAAAGAAGGACTCTTCAATGCTATCATCAACCCATCGGAAGGCATGGGCTTTGGCTACGAAACTCAGCTTGTAAAAATGAAAGACGGTACTGAATTCACCTGTATCGTAAACTCCAAGACAGAGAATGATCTCGTAGTGAAGTTAGTAGGCACTGCCGAGCAAAAGATCTACAAATTGGTGGATGTAGAAAGCGTAACCCAGCTAGATGAATCCCTGATGCCAAAATTCCCGCTATCGGAAACTGAATTGGTAGATCTGGTTAGCTATCTGGAGACGTTGAGAAAATAA
- the bla gene encoding subclass B1 metallo-beta-lactamase, translating to MKPFAFITLLFFTIQHHSALSQEIELVYNSETLQIEQISPNTFVHISYLNTDDFGKVSCNGMIVINDGEALVFDTPANEEASAELLDWLENDQQTSVKGVVATHFHWDCLGGLNEFHAKGIPSYASYKTIKLAKTAGYPTPENGFKKKMKLQAGTTTVINKFLGEGHTKDNFVAYVSSDHVLFGGCMIKELGAGNGYLGDANVAAWSSTVRKVKTTFPETAIVIPGHGKIGGIELLDYTEEMFRGKD from the coding sequence ATGAAACCCTTTGCATTTATCACCTTACTTTTTTTCACTATCCAACACCACTCAGCCTTAAGCCAAGAAATTGAATTGGTGTACAATTCCGAAACTTTACAGATCGAGCAAATCAGTCCAAATACCTTCGTCCATATCAGCTACCTGAATACAGATGATTTTGGAAAAGTGAGTTGCAATGGCATGATAGTTATCAATGATGGAGAAGCATTGGTTTTTGACACTCCGGCAAATGAGGAGGCTAGTGCGGAACTGCTGGATTGGCTTGAGAACGATCAACAAACAAGCGTAAAAGGAGTGGTGGCTACACACTTCCACTGGGACTGTCTAGGCGGGCTGAATGAATTTCATGCTAAGGGAATACCTTCCTACGCCTCCTACAAGACGATTAAATTGGCAAAAACCGCAGGGTACCCCACTCCTGAAAATGGCTTCAAAAAGAAAATGAAGCTGCAGGCCGGAACTACTACGGTGATCAACAAATTTTTAGGGGAAGGGCATACCAAGGATAATTTCGTGGCATATGTTTCTTCAGACCATGTGTTGTTCGGCGGATGTATGATCAAGGAACTTGGCGCTGGCAATGGCTACCTTGGAGATGCCAATGTCGCTGCTTGGTCGAGTACCGTCAGAAAAGTAAAAACAACATTTCCTGAAACAGCCATAGTCATACCAGGTCATGGGAAAATTGGGGGGATCGAGTTGTTGGACTATACGGAGGAGATGTTTAGGGGGAAAGATTGA
- a CDS encoding tetratricopeptide repeat-containing sensor histidine kinase has translation MISNFHRVQLVLTILFWLGMNSTIYSQKLNSNGKEVFDTLINKAWQLRYVNWDSAKALVNRAENLPDLTNLQLAMVANQLGALYYIKGDYAASLRNYTLAITMLKSENDLTQKVLALNGRGLIYLSQHSYGQAVEIFQKCIEINSQLGDSLALGANYLNKGISLSESGRFQEALESLKLGIHVTASYPETPTRFMNLNRQGQIQFDLGNLEEAKKLFLQVIRENPTPNNWEKTFSNTGLGLIALAETRPQEALDYGLKAYQYAELVNAFWDKERATSLVSSAYEKLGMHQEALEYSRLNKSYSDSLYNENKNAEISYLQLQLAEADNESLDKERQLNKQAAEFSQKTVLGLGITMVMLITLLLFHRKWLKEKVHLNKLLLEKQHEILHQNNALQSLNEEKNKLFSVLTHDLRTPINSIKQILEVQNANLFDENEKKHINQLLLKQVIQTDLMMDELIHWSIAQMDGIVTDRLPVSLKHLVAECIAQNELLTINKGLQVIFSPENPALQILADRTQIKIIIQNCLQNAIKFSYPGGRIFLEISGKERAVILKIKDEGIGISPDKIQKILNQKSIISSETGTIQEKGTGLGMLLVKQFLELNRGKLNLQSPAEGGTEIILTFEKAL, from the coding sequence TTGATTTCCAATTTTCATCGTGTTCAGCTTGTCCTGACTATCTTGTTCTGGCTTGGGATGAATTCCACGATCTATTCTCAAAAATTAAATTCCAACGGGAAAGAAGTATTTGATACCCTCATCAATAAGGCATGGCAGCTACGATATGTGAACTGGGACAGTGCCAAGGCTCTGGTCAACCGGGCCGAAAACCTTCCCGATTTGACCAACTTACAGCTGGCCATGGTCGCCAATCAGCTTGGTGCACTATATTACATCAAAGGTGACTATGCCGCTTCTCTGAGAAATTACACCCTTGCGATCACCATGCTCAAGTCGGAAAATGACCTCACCCAGAAGGTTTTAGCACTGAACGGCCGTGGTCTGATCTATCTCAGTCAACACAGCTATGGTCAAGCAGTGGAGATTTTCCAAAAATGTATCGAAATCAACAGTCAGCTGGGCGATAGTTTAGCACTGGGAGCCAACTATCTGAACAAGGGAATTTCGCTGTCGGAATCCGGAAGATTCCAAGAAGCATTGGAAAGCCTCAAGCTTGGCATCCATGTAACCGCCTCTTATCCGGAAACACCCACCCGGTTCATGAATCTCAACAGGCAAGGTCAAATCCAGTTTGATCTGGGAAATTTGGAGGAAGCTAAAAAACTATTTCTGCAGGTAATAAGGGAAAATCCGACCCCAAACAATTGGGAAAAGACTTTTTCCAACACAGGTCTGGGTTTAATCGCCCTTGCCGAAACAAGACCACAAGAAGCACTGGATTATGGTCTGAAAGCATATCAATATGCAGAACTTGTCAATGCCTTCTGGGACAAAGAACGGGCCACCTCCCTAGTATCCAGCGCTTACGAAAAACTAGGTATGCATCAGGAGGCACTTGAGTATTCCCGACTCAACAAAAGCTATTCCGATAGCCTCTACAACGAAAACAAAAATGCTGAAATTAGCTACTTACAACTCCAGTTGGCGGAGGCAGACAACGAGTCGCTTGATAAGGAGCGACAATTGAATAAACAAGCTGCTGAGTTTAGTCAAAAGACAGTTTTGGGTCTTGGCATTACCATGGTCATGCTGATCACTTTGCTGCTTTTCCACAGAAAGTGGCTTAAAGAAAAAGTACATCTCAATAAACTCTTGCTTGAAAAGCAACATGAAATTCTTCACCAAAACAACGCCCTTCAATCCCTGAATGAGGAAAAAAACAAACTATTTTCCGTGCTTACCCATGATTTAAGAACCCCCATCAATTCAATCAAACAGATCCTGGAGGTACAAAACGCCAATCTGTTCGACGAAAACGAAAAAAAACACATCAACCAACTCCTACTTAAGCAGGTCATTCAAACAGACCTGATGATGGATGAACTGATTCATTGGTCAATTGCGCAAATGGATGGCATAGTCACCGACCGATTGCCAGTTTCCCTGAAGCATCTGGTTGCGGAATGTATCGCCCAAAACGAACTTTTGACAATTAACAAGGGACTTCAGGTTATATTTTCCCCTGAAAACCCAGCACTCCAAATCCTCGCGGACCGCACCCAAATAAAGATAATTATCCAAAACTGCCTTCAAAACGCAATCAAATTCTCCTATCCGGGCGGAAGGATTTTTTTAGAAATCTCGGGAAAGGAAAGAGCTGTTATTTTGAAAATCAAAGATGAAGGAATAGGCATCTCACCTGATAAAATCCAGAAAATATTGAACCAAAAATCAATTATATCTTCTGAGACTGGAACTATTCAGGAGAAGGGGACCGGTCTGGGAATGCTCTTGGTGAAGCAGTTTTTAGAACTAAATCGAGGAAAACTTAACCTTCAAAGCCCAGCTGAAG